One Salvia miltiorrhiza cultivar Shanhuang (shh) chromosome 6, IMPLAD_Smil_shh, whole genome shotgun sequence genomic window, tACGAAAGTACTAGGGAGTAATATGAAGGTTTCTGTAAATTTTCAGACCAATCCAatatgtttttctatttttccttGAATTTAATAAGATGCTCGCAGAAATAGTTTAACTATGATGAACTTTctgtttttctattatattgtgAATtcggattttccaaaatttatgaAACTTTGTAAGAAAGTACTAGGGAGTAATACGAAGGTTTCTGTAAATTTTCAGACCAATCCAATATGTTTTGCTATTTTTCCTTGAATTTAATAAGATGCTCGCACAAATAGTTTAACTATGATGAACTTTctgtttttctattatattgtgacttcggatttttcaaaatttatgaaACTTTGTGAGAGAGAACTAGAGTGCCTTACGAAGGTTTCTGTAAATTTTCAGACCAATCCAATATGGTTTACTAGTTAGCATATTTTATGTTTCTTTTGCAGGTCTTTATTTTCAAACGTCGCTTCAAGAATCAACCCTAATTCCAGCGCCACTTCAGAATCGCAGTGATGGAAAAGCAGCTGATATCCATGTAAATCAACTAGATCCGAACCATGAGGTTGAAACAGAGATTAGAGAAGAGAATCAAGACAATCCCTACAtgacaaagaaaagaaaacgcACATCCAAAGTGTGGGATGACTTCAAAGAGATCACTGATGTAAAAGGAAATGTGAAAGCCGAATGCATTCACTGCAAGACACGGCTATCAGTCAACAAGACTGGTTGTACAACTCACTTGGCTAGACATAGTGCCAAATGCACTGCTAAACAAATTCACAGCACGAAAGGCCAACAAAATATCAGCATCACAATGTCTATGGCTCAGAAGGAAGCGGTGAGCTCTGTCACTAATTTTAAGTATGACCACTCAAAGATCAGAGAGGTACTTTCACACATGATTATTGTGCATGAGCTCCCATTTCGATTTCCTGAATAtgagttatttaatttgttGATGAAGAGCGCCACTCCCCTATATAATAAGATTAGTCGTGCAACAGCAAACAAGGATTGTTGGGCCTCTTATGAGTTGGAGAAGAAGAGATTGATGAACGAATTGAAAGGTGTTAGTAGAGTAAGTGTGACTACAGACCTTTGGACATCAgatcaaaatatttcatatatGGTTGTCACAGGTCACTATGTGGATTCAAATTGGAATTTACAAAAGCGCACTTTGAACTTTTGTGATATTCCACCACCACATACGGGAGTCGTGATAAGTGATGTGCTGCAAAGATGCTTTCGAGAGTGGGGTATTGAGGAAAAAGTTTGGACAATCACTGTGGATAATGCTTCCAACAATGATGTAGCTGTTCGTATATTGAAAGAAAATCTCTTGTTCAGACACACTTTACCTCTTGGTGGTCAAATATTTCACGTGAGATGTTGTGCGCACATTCTTAATCTTTTGGTCAAAGATGGATTATCTTCTATTCAGGATGTGATCTCCAAAGTGCGTGAAAGTGTGAAGTATGTGGCAGCATCAGAGGCACGTGTGATCATGTTCGGTGAAATTGCAAAGCAGTTGGAATTATCTTCGAAGAAGCTTGTCTTGGATTGTGTAACAAGATGGAATGCAACATATTTTATGTTGTCATGTGCTTTGGAGTTCAAAGCCGTTTTTCCAAGATATCAACAAAGGGATCCTTCATATACTACATTGCCGAGTGAGGAGGAATGGGAGAAAGTGCGCATTGTTTGTTCTTTCCTTGAAGATTTTCATGAGATCACTGAACTCATCTCAGGTATTAATATATTTACTTTGCACTTATAATATATTGTGTAATTACTAATGTCAATTATATCATCACATTTAATGCAGGTTCTGAGTACCCGACAGCCAATCTTTTCTTGGTCAAACTTGTTCACATAAAGTCACTATTGACTTATGAGAGTTTAGATAAAGATTCAGGTACCACAGCTACATTTATGGAAAAAATGCTTGAAAAGATGAAGTTGAAGTTTGATAAGTATTGGGGATCTTGTAATTTATTGATTTCTATAGCGGCTGTTTTAGATCCTAGAAACAAAATGAAGTATATTGAGTGGTGTGCTGACAATTGCTATTCTGGAGTGGAAGGGATTGAACTTAAAGTAACAGTTTTTGAGACATTGCGAAACTTGTATGCTGAATATGTAGAGGCTTATAGAGTTAGTACTAGTACTACTAATATTGTGAGAAATGCTAGTGATGCTCAAACAGGAAGTTCTAGCAATGTTAGTGGTGTTAGTAGTGTGAAATTTGGTACAAGTAGAAGCCAAAGCAAATATGAAAGCTTTAGGAAAACTGTTGCTAGTGTTGATCAAATGAAGTCGGACTTTGATTTGTACTTTGAGGAGGCAGTTGAAGAATGGAATGAGCCGACTCAGTTTGATGCAATTGGATGGTGGAAGATGCATAAGATGAAGTATAAGATCCTATCAAAGATGGCTTGTGATGTGCTATCAATTCCCATAACCACAGTAGCTTCAGAGTCTGCCTTTAGTGCTGGTGGTAGAGTTATTGATCCACACCGTGCCTCTTTAGGAGTGGATACTGTGCAAATGCTACTTTGTGCCGAAGATTGGCTACGAGCTCGCTACGAGATCAAGGGCAAAGCCAAGGTAAGTATCAGTTTTAATCTTTATGTCTTTACTATATATAcgtctaatatttaaatttatgtgtttatatttttataggACAAAGAGAATACCAAAGAGATCACTTTCACTTAAGCATGTCATCAACAGAATGggtaaattattgtttttatttatattagtcttattatttatatttgtattattcTTAATTGtgtgattttgattttgttgcTGCAGTAGTGACGCTTTGCTAGATTGGAGTGAATCTACAAAATCAATGGTTCTCTTATATAGTAGTTTTTGGTGTGTATGTTTGGACTTTTCAATGCTCTTCTAGTTACACAAGACATGTTTGGATTGCTgtttaaattatgttattttggcatGCAGTACATTTGTTAGAATGATTTTTATTCGTATTGATGCTTGTTTTGGACGATTGATTagaatatatagaaaataatttttctttgaggtcgagctcgagctcgagcaaCAGGTTGATTAAAAGTACATGATTTCGAGCTTGACACGAGCTCGAACTCGAATATCCGAGCCGAGCACATTTCAAGCTACACGAACCTTTAAACGAACATAacacgagccgagctcgagcatAAGCTCGAGTTCGGCATTAACGAATAAAACACGAGCCGaactcgaatcgagctcgagcttgataTTTTGATGTCGAGCCGAACTCGATCATGAACATAAAAgctcgaaccgagctcgagccgagctcgaacacccgaatatttaaacgagccgagctcgagcagcctagtattcggctcggctcgtttacagccctagctGGTATGGTGTAAATCGCGCCGACTGGTGGCTCTTCCTCGGCGTTCATGATAGGAACGATGGGTGGCGCACGAAGCCGCCTTGTGTAGATGCCGGGAGATGGTGGGGGGCAGCGGTTCTGGAGTGGGTCGCGGTGGTGTTGCGCTGCGACGAAGGCGGCTGGGCTGGTGCTGTGGTGGTCGGACAGGTGGTGCGGCCGGAAGAGGGAGTTCAGCGGCGGATTGAAGctagggcacggcggcggcaaggAGCCGCTGTTGTCGCCAGAGTATGGAGAGAAGAGGGGGCTTTGGGCTGCGCTCGGAGGCGGCGGCCTTCCCGCCGTGCGGTCGACGGGAATCGGCAGGGAGGTGGCTGTAGATTATAGATCTAGGATTTCAGGCGCGGTGTGGTGTGCGTGCATTTGAGTCAGAGAGAGAGGAGATTAAGAGGGAGACGAGGGTGGGCGGCGCGACGCAGCGACAAGGGTGGGCGGCGACGGGCCGGCgcggggcagcggcgccggcggcggagtcgagaggggagagagagagtcgagagagacAGGGAGGACGCAGAAGAAGGCAGGGAGATTAGATGTGAGAGACGAAGAAAACTAGGGCTTCTAGTTTCTAAATTtcctaaataaaatttatttttttttctttttttcagttttaatattcaaattttggtatttagatttctaatttagattttatataagtgttacttaatgataaaacaaaaaaatgttatgatttttttatttttcaaagtctatatctagaaataaattcagattttaggataaagaatttatatgttattttttaatataatataatataatataatataattttaaaaaaattaataaaaaaaattatacacaaCAGTTTTTAGATACGCTCAAACATAACGGTtccaaaaccgttgtaaatgactcttatacataacggttctttaacgttatgaataaaccgttataaaagatggtcatagataacggtggcttaacggttttgtaataccgttatgtatgcaactaatagataacgcaaaaacataacggtttttcaaaaaccgttatctatggatatagacaacagtacatagataacggattttttcaaaaccgttatctattcctaaaagtgcgctcatacataacggtttttgaaaaaaaccgttatctatgcactgttatgtatgtaaacttttgtagtagtgtgtgtttaccttgggaggtggagccgtatcatggcggagtgcaaagaagaagtgcattgcagactccaccctggaagccgagtatgtagctgcttccgaagctgctaaagaggttgtatggttccggaactacctcttggatctaggagtggtacctaatttgcctaagagtatcataatttattgtgataactcgggtgcagtggcaaattctaaggaacccatgagccacaaggcgaccaaacacatagagagaaagtaccacatcatacgagaaatcgtaagcagaggagatgtgctggttGAAAAGATCAAtactttggagaacttagctgaccctttcacgaagagtctgccgcaaaaggcctacgagaagcatgctcgatggatgggattgcggttgatgccacccacttaagagagcagagaggcgccagaaacgtgtaggcacattctcccttgggactttcatagaacgttgtccatccaacggtgaaagctgagcgggatacagttcagaagatctgagttGGGGTCAGATTtttgcaggaaatcaagttctggcagtttcgggagaacggccataacttcctccacataactccgattcaagcgaaacagacggccacggaaagctctcgcgaagacgaagaagtcgtatttctgggaaaaatacgatttgaggacgtttgaggcttcaaacgaaggcttgaagctgactgttctgttcagctgcgaatttgacgaattcttctgaattcttcaggtatttctaactccaacgtgcagcaattaaattcataggagcatgttaggattaatcgttgtatgataaattaataataatccaagaaacgatcatcggacaatttgagtattaattcagtttaatattccttcaatgtCTAGCTAAAAAAAAAACGTGGTGAAGGGGCCCTAAAATATGAGATAGTAAGTAGGATAAACGATTAGGAAAAACATTTAAGTAGATTGGTGGGTATAAATGACGTAGATTGTATTTCTAACCTACAAATGGATCGTAGAAATTTTCTAGACTATGTATGATTTTAGGTGAGTAGGGACGTCTAATTGATGGCCGCTTCGTTACTGTTGAAGAACAAATAGCAATGTTCTTATTAGTTTTAGcgcatcataaaaaaaatagagttgtGAGATTTGATTTTTGGAGATCGGGGCAAACAATCTCGTATTATGTACACGCGGTCTTAGGAGCAATTCTACGGTAGATATTTTTAGCCAAACCCGAGGGCCGAGGTTGTTCCCGACTGGTGCACGGATCCACGGTGGCAGTGGTTTAAGGTAGATATAGAATAATTTTCAATCTCGTGTTTTACTATAGGGTCATTTAAGTGTTATATATGCTGTTACTAATTGTTTTAAAAATGTGTTTTGTGGGTAGGGCTGTTTAGGCGCCTTAGACGGCACTTATGTCAGTGTCATGGTTGGCAATGCGGATAAGCCCCGATATAGGACAAGGAAGGGTCAAATAGCTACAAATGTTCTAGGAGTTTGTGATCGAAACTTGAATTACAGATATGTCTTATTCGGATGGGAAGGATCGGCGGCTGACTCTCGAATCTTGAGAGATGCCATAAACAGGCCTCACGGCCTAAAGGTGCCAAAGGGTATAAATTACAGTTAATATTCTTTATTATTAGTCTTGTCTAAACAATTACTGCAACATGACTTGTGTTTTTTCTTAATTGAAACGTTGATAGGGAAATACTATTTGTGTGATAACGGTTATGCGAATAGTGATGGTTTTCTAACTCCTTTCAAAGGTGTTAGATACCATTTGAAAGAATGGGGTCCAAATGCGGCAAGGCCACAAAATAAAGAAGAACTATTTAATTTGAGACACAGTAAGGCACACAATGTGATAGAACGAGCCTTCGTCATTTTAAAGATGAGATGGGGTATTCTTTGATCTCCGTCCTTTTACCCAATCAGAGTTCAAAATAAACTTATTATGGCTATGTTTTTACTCAACAATTTTATTCGAATGGAGATGTCGATTGATCCGATAGAACAACAATTTGAAGCTATGTCACAAATGAATGGATCCGGTATAGATATTGAACCTGATGAATTCATAAACACTGCTGATTGTTCTCCCCAATGGAACACATGGAGGAATGCCTTAACGAAAAGTATGTGGATACAATACCTAAACACTACTTAAGTTCGTGTCTGTTTTGCTTAATTCATATTTAACAAACAAGGTGTGATGTGGTGTAATTGATGTCTTTCCTCTTGTTTTGTTGGGTCAATTGTTACAAAACTATTTATGTAAGTGATTTTTATAGATTCGAAGTAATTTTGATATGTCTTTTGTTTGTCACATTGGTTGGATGGACGCTACTTCTAAGGTATCAACACCAACCCCTCCATGTAGCTGTGGCAATAGCAATATGAAGTTGATGTGTGCTAGTTATGGTTCACGGAACCCCGAGCGATTTTACTACAAATGTCCGTTGGGGGAAGGGGGGTCACCCGATGGGGTTCTACTGGTGTGACGAATATCATGGTCTTGGGACTCGCAAGTTCCATCAAGCTGCCGGGTCCTCTCGAAACTGACGTTTCCAACAGCTACTTCCATCTCATCCAGTAGCACCTATTGTGTTCGTGGCTGCCAGAGGTTTGGACTTGCAGACATTGACGTAGCCAGAGAGGGGGcagtgggggcactgggccccACTGGAAATTTCAAAAAGTATTAGGGGTATTTTGGTAATTTcacatttaatattaaataaatactttttttagagaaatattaaataaatacttaaatGTATTATTTTAGTATAATTCTCAATTTGTTTCTATGCAATTGTATGAGAGATAAGCTATTGAATGGTTGTCTAATATGTATCTTACATGTAAAACGATATGTTTGTAAATATTACTAATGAAATGATTATGTAGCCATTTCAAAAcatgaaaataagaaagaaaatgtTATGATAGTagggtatttatttttatttttgtaatatcaTGATGCAACTAATGCATGATTATGATTGTATTGAAATTGCTATTTATTTGGAGTCTTTTTATATTCTTTCTATGAATTTATAATATTGTGATTTTTACTCTCTCGTCTCATTTAAATTGATCAAACTTCTTTCCGACACAGAATTTAAAAACTAATGTCTTAAGTAATTTggtaataaaatgaataagtgaTTAAAAGATTCTTTCTATATATTTATTCGGATCGGTCTCCTGTGCGGTTGACCGCACCCCATGCGGtgggttacttttaataagcataagatatatatTTGTTCGTACAAATGTATACGTATGTAATagtacaagttctcatgaataaaagtaacaattatcgtgaataaatgtaataatttaaaaatattacatttcattgtaacaataattattttttattactcGATCaagttaagaataaaaatattagtgagtgaaaataactaaaagtaaaagttcttatgaataaaaataaacattattgtaaAAAAGTGTAAACTTTCAAACCGTCCGCATTGTATGCGGTTGACCGCACAGGAGAATTTGCGTATTTATTCTATAtaagaaaattatttaatttaactgAGACGGCCCAAAAATAATattgatcaaattaattaaGTCGAAAAAATATTTGGGCCCCCTGACTAAAAAGTTTGGCTACGTCACTACTTGCAGAGCAACGACTTAAGCTCCCCCTGTGGGTATCTGGAGTTCCACAACGTTGTTCTATGTCTCTCTATTATTATACTTGTTGTTGGTATTGTAATCGGTAAATTTATGTGATGGGAGTGGTGGTTATATTTCAGGCAGTGTCTTTTGCATTTGGTTATGGTACTTGGTTTATCTAGCTTAACTCAAACTAAATTATTCGTGCTTTGTCTTATATTGTGATTACATTTTGgtgtgatgacattttagtgaTGACATTTTGGTGAAGACATTTTTTGTCCTTCATGGACTGAATTATGCATCGATTGTAGCTTAGTTTCGTGATGAATTGTTGGGCTGCGTTTCAATGCATTTGTAAAACATTACTTGAGTTTTAACAGAtttgacttttatttatttatttcagctACCTATTCGTTTCTATATTTAAATTTGGGTTGTTGGTATTTTTATTCCCGATAAGAGTAAATGCTCTGTGATTTTTTGGTTGGCATTGATATGTGGTAAATCTAATCTGCCACAAACAATCAAATTTATTCACCATTTGTTGTGATTCAAAATAGTATTAATAACAGGTGTCATCACAACTCATTGGAGATGACAGGTAACTCTCAACGCCCcaccctttattttatttattgcaCCCATTAATATCACTAAACATAGCTCCATCTATAAAAAGAGT contains:
- the LOC130990649 gene encoding zinc finger BED domain-containing protein RICESLEEPER 2-like, with the translated sequence MVDAAEIMLNLSEGSASSSKDGKKKQKGPKSKGNKEASGSGKVGGPTGGVKKLKGKGKCFKCGKIGHWKVNCLVLKAKGQGLYFQTSLQESTLIPAPLQNRSDGKAADIHVNQLDPNHEVETEIREENQDNPYMTKKRKRTSKVWDDFKEITDVKGNVKAECIHCKTRLSVNKTGCTTHLARHSAKCTAKQIHSTKGQQNISITMSMAQKEAVSSVTNFKYDHSKIREVLSHMIIVHELPFRFPEYELFNLLMKSATPLYNKISRATANKDCWASYELEKKRLMNELKGVSRVSVTTDLWTSDQNISYMVVTGHYVDSNWNLQKRTLNFCDIPPPHTGVVISDVLQRCFREWGIEEKVWTITVDNASNNDVAVRILKENLLFRHTLPLGGQIFHVRCCAHILNLLVKDGLSSIQDVISKVRESVKYVAASEARVIMFGEIAKQLELSSKKLVLDCVTRWNATYFMLSCALEFKAVFPRYQQRDPSYTTLPSEEEWEKVRIVCSFLEDFHEITELISGSEYPTANLFLVKLVHIKSLLTYESLDKDSGTTATFMEKMLEKMKLKFDKYWGSCNLLISIAAVLDPRNKMKYIEWCADNCYSGVEGIELKVTVFETLRNLYAEYVEAYRVSTSTTNIVRNASDAQTGSSSNVSGVSSVKFGTSRSQSKYESFRKTVASVDQMKSDFDLYFEEAVEEWNEPTQFDAIGWWKMHKMKYKILSKMACDVLSIPITTVASESAFSAGGRVIDPHRASLGVDTVQMLLCAEDWLRARYEIKGKAKGCLGALDGTYVSVMVGNADKPRYRTRKGQIATNVLGVCDRNLNYRYVLFGWEGSAADSRILRDAINRPHGLKVPKGINYS